ACGCCGATTGGCGTCTCCTCCCTCTTCGGCTTCCTGATGTTGATCGGCATTGTCGTCACCAACGCCATCGTGCTCATCGACCTGGTGAACCAATATCGAGCACGGGGCCTGGATGCGCGCGCGGCAGTCGTCGAAGGCGGACGCCGCCGCCTGCGCCCCATCTTGATGACAGCGCTTGCCACCGTAATGGCCTTGATCCCGATGGCCCTCGGCATTGGAGGCGGCGACAGCCTGCTCATCTCGGGCGACCTTGCCATCGTTGTCATTGGGGGGCTGACCTCCTCAACGGTGCTAACCCTGCTCCTGGTGCCCACCCTCTATGTGCTGGTTGAGGATATCAAGGAGCGCTTCACCCGGCGACCAACTCCGCCCACCACTGGAGGCGAGCGGACCGAGGCCGTAGTCGCCCACTAATTGCTATGGGCTGTCTGCAACAAAGCAGACAGCCCTACCTGCCCGGTTGCTTCCTCCTCCTGCTGTGCCTGGGCTAGGAAGAAAGACATCAAAACGAGGAGACCAGTCTGCTTCTTTGGCAGACTGGTCTCCTCGTTCTTTTTGTTGACCTGGCCGCCCTCCAGGGAAGCGAAAGAAAAGCGACTCAGGCTCGCGGCGAGCCGGCAAATAGCCTGTTGGGAAAGCGCTTGCTTGTTATGCTGCGGACCACAGAGGAAATGCTGATGCGAGCGGGGAGGAAGAACTGACATCATCCCTCGCTCCCTCGCCAACCTGGAGATAGAGAGGTTGGTCAGCGAGGGAGCGTGCAGCCCGACCAACGGAGTGGGCAAGTCGAAGCTCTTCTCTTTGTTCGCCGGGCGGGCACCCAGGCGTGGCGCTGCTGGCTAGATATCCAGTTCCGCGTTCTTGGCGTGGCTTTCGATAAAACGCTTACGAGGGGCCACCTCGTCGCCCATCAGCATATTGAAGACGCGATCGGCCTCTACCGCCTCCTCGATCGTCACCTTCAGAATTGTGCGGCGAGCCGGGTCCATCGTCGTCTCCCAGAGCGTTTCGGGGTTCATCTCACCCAGGCCTTTGTAGCGTCCCACCTCTGGCTCCTTCCCATTATGCTTTGCCTTGTATTCAGCGATCAGGGCGTCGCGCTCCTCATCCGAGTAGGCGTAGCGCACCTCCTTGCCCATCTTCACATGGTAGAGAGGTGGCTGAGCAATATAGAGGTGGCCGTCTGTAATCAGCGGCTCCATATAGCGGAAGAAGAAGGTCAGGAGCAGAGTGCGGATATGGGCCCCATCGACATCGGCATCGCACATAATCACGATGCGCCCGTAGCGCAGCTTTGACTTATCGAAAGATTCACCGATGCCCACACCGATGGCCGTAATAATATTCTTCACCTCCTCGTTTTCGAGCATCTTCTGCAGGCGGGCGCGCTCGACATTGAGGATTTTGCCGCGCAGAGGGAGGATCGCCTGGAAGTGGCGATCGCGGCCCTGCTTAGCGGAGCCGCCGGCGGAATCGCCCTCAACGAGGTAGAGCTCACAACGATCGGGGTGGCGCTCAGTACAGTCGGCCAGCTTACCGGGGAGGGTCGTATCGAGAGCATTCTTCCGCTGAACCAGCTCGCGAGCCGCGCGAGCCGCCTCGCGGGCACGAGCCGAAGTCAGGCACTTTTCGATAATGGCGCGCGCCTCCGAAGGAGTCTCCTCCAGGTAGACCGAGAGCATTTCCGCCGTCACCGCCTCGACGATCGGACGCACCTCGGCGTTATTCAGCTTGGCCTTCGTCTGGGCCTCGAATTGCGGGTTCGGCAGCTTCACACTGACCACGGCTGTCAGGCCCTGGCGCACATCCTCGCCAGTCAAGTTGCTCTCCTTCTCCTTCAGGAAGCCCATCTTACGCGCGTAGTCGTTGAGTGTGCGCGTCAGGGCGCTGCGGAAGCCAGTGATGTGCATGCCCCCGTCCACGGTGTTGATGCCGTTAGCGAAAGAGAACTCCGTGGTATTCCAGCT
This genomic interval from Thermogemmatispora onikobensis contains the following:
- the gyrB gene encoding DNA topoisomerase (ATP-hydrolyzing) subunit B — protein: MAKARESLAATAEQVAGDGALPKEKLNGSQAAPRDSVSNGDYSEQHIQILEGLEAVRVRPGMYIGSTDQRGLHHLIYEVVDNSVDEAMAGFADTVAVTIHADESVTIEDNGRGIPVEKHHQRPEMSTLEVVMTILHAGGKFGSGVYQFSSGLHGVGVSVVNALSEWCEVEVKRDGRRYRQRYERGVAVTPVEDLGTAEGHGTKTTFLPDLQVMETRDYNFDILAQRFREIAYLNRGLTISLRDERTDREVTFYFEGGLVSFVRYLNKNRNCLQSRPVSIVREVDQVKVEIALQYNDSWNTTEFSFANGINTVDGGMHITGFRSALTRTLNDYARKMGFLKEKESNLTGEDVRQGLTAVVSVKLPNPQFEAQTKAKLNNAEVRPIVEAVTAEMLSVYLEETPSEARAIIEKCLTSARAREAARAARELVQRKNALDTTLPGKLADCTERHPDRCELYLVEGDSAGGSAKQGRDRHFQAILPLRGKILNVERARLQKMLENEEVKNIITAIGVGIGESFDKSKLRYGRIVIMCDADVDGAHIRTLLLTFFFRYMEPLITDGHLYIAQPPLYHVKMGKEVRYAYSDEERDALIAEYKAKHNGKEPEVGRYKGLGEMNPETLWETTMDPARRTILKVTIEEAVEADRVFNMLMGDEVAPRKRFIESHAKNAELDI